The Chitinophaga niabensis genome segment AGAAGTACCTCATGATTGCGCAGGGAAAATATGAATCACCATTGCAGGTGCTATTGGAGGGCAAACTGGATAAGGTTACGATCAACTTTAAACCCCTCGGCCTCAATCATTTTATCAGGAAGCCCCTTGCTGCTATAACGCCTGAACACTCTCAATCTTTCCATGAATGGGATCAGCATGCAGATACTTCTGCATTCCTTAATGCATTTTTTGGCACAAATGATAATGAAAGCAGGGTAGACCTGCTGGAAGAATACCTGTTAAAGCAATACCAGCCGTTGGGCAATGAAGCGTTGCTTCAGAAAGCTATCCATAGCTTAATGGACTTTACCACAGAATTACCCGTGCAGGAAATAGCAGCGCAGCTTTCTGTGAGCATCCGTTCCTTCAACCGGCTTTTCTTTAATAACATGGGCATCACCCCGGTTTCTTTCCGGAAGATTGCCCGTTTCCGGCATTCCCTGACCAACCGCCTGTTCAACGAGCAATTTAAGAACCTGACGGACATTGGTTACGAAAGCAACTTTTACGACCAGGCTTATTTTGTGAAGATGTACAAGAAGATTACAGGCTCCAATCCCGGCAAATTCTTTAAGTCAGTAGATAAGCTCGCAGATGATCACCTGATCTTTCAATTCCTGAAAGAGTAATTATTGGCCAAAAAGTACAATTTTCGGGCGCAGGAAAATAGTCTATTTGTTTAAAAATGCACCGCCATGCAAAAAACATTGTTGACTATCCTGTTATTAATATCCTGTACCGTT includes the following:
- a CDS encoding helix-turn-helix domain-containing protein, translated to MKIETFYPKNSILKEHIEYYYFLKTYSRDFKTAYYSFPNTLQSFNIHKNASYEIKHHSTHVYGVPEKKYLMIAQGKYESPLQVLLEGKLDKVTINFKPLGLNHFIRKPLAAITPEHSQSFHEWDQHADTSAFLNAFFGTNDNESRVDLLEEYLLKQYQPLGNEALLQKAIHSLMDFTTELPVQEIAAQLSVSIRSFNRLFFNNMGITPVSFRKIARFRHSLTNRLFNEQFKNLTDIGYESNFYDQAYFVKMYKKITGSNPGKFFKSVDKLADDHLIFQFLKE